In Dromaius novaehollandiae isolate bDroNov1 chromosome 2, bDroNov1.hap1, whole genome shotgun sequence, one DNA window encodes the following:
- the RNF182 gene encoding E3 ubiquitin-protein ligase RNF182, translating into MTSQLPEESVESQSSDELECKICYNRYNLRQRKPKVLECCHRVCAKCLCKIIDFGDSPQGVIVCPFCRFETCLPDDEVSSLPDDNNILLNLACGGKGKKCLPDNPTELLLTPKRLASLVSPSHTSSNCLVITIMEVQRESPQTLNSTPVVEFYRPTSFDSVATVSHNWTVWNCTSLLFQTSIRVLVWLLGLLYFSSLPLGIYLLVSKKVTLGVVFVSLVPSSLVILMVYGFCQCVCHEFLDCMSSS; encoded by the coding sequence ATGACCAGTCAGCTACCAGAGGAGTCTGTGGAGTCCCAGAGCTCAGATGAGCTTGAGTGCAAGATCTGTTACAACCGCTATAACCTGAGACAGAGAAAACCAAAAGTGCTGGAGTGCTGTCACAGAGTATGTGCCAAATGCCTGTGCAAGATCATAGACTTTGGAGACTCTCCTCAAGGAGTCATAGTATGCCCATTTTGCAGGTTCGAAACCTGCCTGCCAGATGATGAGGTTAGTAGCCTTCCTGATGACAATAACATCCTTCTGAATTTAGCTtgtgggggaaagggaaaaaagtgccTGCCAGACAACCCAACAGAACTCCTGCTGACTCCCAAAAGGTTGGCGTCCCTGGTTAGTCCTTCTCACACCTCTTCCAATTGCCTGGTAATAACAATCATGGAAGTACAAAGAGAAAGTCCCCAGACCCTGAACTCAACCCCTGTGGTGGAATTTTACAGGCCTACGAGTTTTGACTCTGTTGCAACTGTATCCCACAACTGGACAGTGTGGAACTGCACATCTTTGCTCTTCCAGACTTCAATTCGGGTGCTAGTTTGGCTGCTAGGGTTGCTGTACTTTAGTTCCTTGCCTTTAGGCATTTACTTACTAGTATCTAAGAAAGTCACCCTTGGGGTTGTCTTTGTAAGCCTTGTTCCTTCGAGCCTTGTTATTCTTATGGTTTACGGCTTTTGCCAGTGTGTTTGTCATGAATTTCTAGACTGCATGTCTTCTTCGTAA